Proteins encoded within one genomic window of Formosa agariphila KMM 3901:
- the traM gene encoding conjugative transposon protein TraM, giving the protein MKLNKNKIVFGGVITVVLIFLVSYSLLLINESEDDIDTLKQTEVPLLEDDKQTYSSKLDAINDLKEVRETNAPSIYDEKLMDSLGYFDADFQEKEKQRIVDSIYKQNRINTPNRDYRPKKETVDFKPTIKTEDSLNQVEADRIELKEIGLEHQLFFASNPKFQDKINVKSTKPPIPVVVDQTQIVKKEYRLQMRLSEATILNGHSFPKNTKVFGFVSFKPNRVMVNISNINHHKVNLKAFDVLDGSEGIYIENSYRAEAKTEVIGDIVDDINISGVPQISGLKSVFSRSNRHVKVTILNNYKLLLKPTL; this is encoded by the coding sequence ATGAAACTCAATAAAAACAAAATAGTCTTTGGAGGTGTGATCACTGTCGTACTTATTTTCCTAGTGAGTTACTCGCTACTTTTAATTAATGAATCTGAAGACGACATAGACACTTTAAAACAAACGGAAGTCCCTTTACTAGAAGACGACAAGCAAACCTACAGCTCGAAACTTGATGCGATTAATGACCTTAAGGAAGTTAGAGAAACCAATGCTCCTAGTATTTATGATGAAAAATTAATGGATTCTCTCGGATATTTTGATGCTGATTTTCAGGAAAAGGAAAAACAACGTATTGTCGATAGCATTTATAAACAGAATAGAATTAACACTCCCAATCGTGATTATAGACCTAAAAAAGAAACTGTTGACTTTAAACCAACAATTAAAACTGAAGACAGTTTAAACCAAGTCGAAGCTGATCGTATAGAACTCAAGGAAATCGGATTAGAGCACCAACTCTTTTTTGCGTCCAATCCTAAGTTTCAAGACAAAATAAACGTGAAATCTACCAAACCTCCAATTCCAGTTGTCGTAGACCAAACTCAAATCGTTAAAAAAGAATACCGTTTACAAATGCGGCTTTCTGAAGCAACCATTTTAAATGGGCATTCTTTTCCTAAAAACACTAAAGTCTTTGGTTTTGTAAGTTTTAAACCGAATCGCGTGATGGTAAACATCTCTAACATTAATCATCATAAAGTGAATCTAAAAGCTTTTGATGTCCTTGATGGCTCCGAAGGTATTTATATTGAAAACAGTTATCGGGCTGAAGCAAAAACCGAAGTCATCGGGGATATTGTTGACGACATTAACATCTCCGGTGTTCCACAAATAAGCGGTCTTAAAAGCGTGTTTTCTAGAAGTAATCGGCACGTTAAAGTCACCATTTTGAATAATTACAAACTCCTATTAAAACCAACACTATAA
- a CDS encoding DUF4138 domain-containing protein: MLRFYIFSISLLCFSKALAQPKPILDTLYANDHQAMALFFPDPIRQAITGSDDFIFTYNRENKQHFGLLQGKQSQDSNLLIISDSGLVYSYILAHKPQLKEFNRFVATSEAIGYEKPRSIPPKPKTTTEKNATKKVDYNAEFCQYLITKNKNNSIRKTKKHDITLELKNIVYNQNKLYAILKIINNSSLDYDINYLNTTVVTRKKGKNKSMQSLFVAPKFVYNMPTRVLKKRSQTVVYVLPKFSISNDRVVHFTLNESAGERDLRLKVQHRVVNRPK, encoded by the coding sequence ATGTTACGTTTCTACATTTTCTCAATCAGTTTACTATGTTTCAGTAAAGCCTTAGCACAACCTAAACCCATACTAGACACCCTTTATGCTAACGACCATCAAGCTATGGCGCTGTTCTTCCCGGATCCAATCCGTCAAGCCATTACAGGGTCAGATGATTTTATATTCACTTACAATAGGGAAAACAAACAACATTTCGGATTACTCCAGGGTAAGCAAAGTCAAGATAGTAACCTTTTAATTATTAGTGATAGTGGATTAGTGTATTCTTACATTTTAGCACATAAACCACAACTCAAAGAATTTAATCGGTTTGTTGCAACATCAGAAGCTATAGGTTATGAAAAACCAAGATCCATTCCGCCTAAACCGAAAACCACAACAGAAAAAAACGCTACTAAAAAAGTAGATTACAATGCTGAATTCTGCCAATATTTAATCACAAAAAATAAAAACAATTCCATCAGGAAAACGAAAAAACACGATATAACTTTAGAACTAAAAAACATTGTGTATAACCAGAACAAATTATACGCCATCCTAAAAATCATCAACAATTCAAGTCTAGATTACGATATTAATTACCTAAACACAACTGTTGTAACTCGTAAAAAAGGCAAAAACAAATCTATGCAAAGTCTATTTGTAGCACCAAAATTTGTTTACAATATGCCAACACGTGTTTTAAAGAAACGTTCTCAAACTGTTGTTTATGTACTTCCTAAGTTTTCAATTAGTAATGATAGAGTGGTACATTTTACGCTTAATGAAAGTGCTGGGGAACGTGATTTGAGGTTGAAGGTGCAGCATCGAGTTGTAAATCGGCCGAAATAA
- a CDS encoding McrC family protein, giving the protein MTNLFEYKNKSDFPHQHFDDLEVFLDDIWAKREKSNYYNTEEDNRVEQQRFIQFLHKTKTLKSNKYVGVIHFKEQTINLLPKIFYKGEEPTENDVKTINKHILWWLSYCRKLKFPNYVSSLNKEKADFFEILVYLFSKYTRELLNSAIYQNYSDVNDELSYVKGRIDFPAYIKNNLSRARNHKVSCAFDAFIMDNEFNRGVKYVSKLLLSLTKEDQSRRFLNDIIFILNEVKDEPVSSDQMKRMSFNPMFSSFETIRDYCILFLENSVSFNYKSDLKLFAFLLPMEYVFEDFIFGFIDKEIEDIKAKAQVSKNYLDVEQNFKLKPDLFLQIGEKKYIADTKYKIVYTDDTNPKKGISQNDLYQMLAYAVRNNVDEVLLYYPNTITRYQEKVSEIKIVDELAGSKTVEIRSHQLPIINLNLFNQEFQSTATLTSDFLQTKLELIKAIKATIQL; this is encoded by the coding sequence ATGACTAACCTCTTCGAATATAAAAATAAATCAGATTTTCCACATCAGCATTTCGATGATTTGGAAGTATTCTTGGATGATATTTGGGCTAAACGGGAAAAGTCAAACTATTATAATACTGAAGAAGATAATAGAGTAGAGCAACAACGATTTATACAATTCTTACACAAAACAAAAACCTTAAAGTCTAATAAATATGTTGGTGTAATTCATTTTAAAGAGCAAACCATTAATCTATTACCAAAGATTTTTTATAAAGGAGAAGAGCCGACAGAGAATGATGTTAAAACTATAAATAAACATATTCTGTGGTGGTTAAGTTATTGCAGGAAATTAAAGTTTCCTAATTATGTCTCTAGCTTAAATAAAGAAAAGGCCGATTTCTTCGAAATTCTTGTGTATTTGTTTAGTAAATATACCAGAGAATTATTAAACTCTGCGATATATCAAAACTACTCAGATGTTAACGACGAGCTTTCCTATGTAAAAGGACGTATCGATTTTCCGGCATATATTAAGAATAATCTATCTCGGGCTAGAAACCATAAAGTATCCTGCGCTTTTGATGCGTTTATAATGGATAATGAATTTAATAGAGGTGTTAAATATGTGTCTAAACTGTTATTGTCGTTAACAAAAGAAGACCAAAGCAGGCGATTTTTAAATGATATAATATTTATTCTAAATGAGGTAAAAGATGAGCCCGTGTCTTCAGACCAAATGAAAAGAATGTCCTTTAATCCAATGTTTTCAAGTTTTGAAACTATTCGCGATTATTGCATATTGTTTTTAGAGAATAGTGTGTCGTTTAATTATAAAAGCGATTTAAAATTATTCGCTTTTCTGTTACCAATGGAATATGTGTTCGAAGACTTTATATTTGGTTTTATCGATAAGGAAATTGAAGACATAAAGGCAAAAGCTCAAGTAAGTAAGAACTATTTAGATGTAGAACAAAACTTTAAACTGAAACCCGATTTATTTTTACAAATAGGAGAAAAAAAATACATTGCCGATACCAAATACAAAATTGTTTACACTGATGATACAAACCCCAAGAAAGGGATATCTCAAAACGACTTATATCAAATGTTGGCATATGCTGTGCGAAATAATGTAGATGAGGTTTTATTGTACTACCCAAATACGATAACTAGATACCAAGAAAAAGTGTCTGAAATTAAAATTGTCGATGAATTGGCCGGAAGTAAAACCGTTGAAATTAGATCACATCAATTACCCATAATTAATTTAAATCTATTTAACCAAGAATTTCAGAGTACTGCAACACTTACCTCTGATTTTTTGCAAACTAAATTAGAGCTTATTAAGGCTATTAAAGCAACAATACAATTATAA
- a CDS encoding McrB family protein: MENILVNNIIEKAKRLNKLKVNEASLFEYVNKNHDNLEEVIEQYTPVSEFRPVKTLRFLIANELRQGKTIGKTEIDDLKQAIENRDISAYYHFNETLQQSLTNYKNSKSGMFPNWKDAFKILFPFVYSISDNVQIKEQLEIMANEIVEANNLQNIQKHKVSFQGSNNYGSDSVWVAIIPESSPSVQYAYQLFFSITKNGIVGGVHKGHNLTKQEFLNQDEKFTSWTDFIKHTQQNKTLWEESNEGVNFIFINDENIFKKVLKNINTIALGQYYAVIDKFKSDLELQDQENLVFSTAQKRLSFQVGKRYCLNVKKEVFDFISNEVIEEDQGKKEIFTSNTGSDYLYKERKIDMVLSNYDDIKRAVENEIERDKHTDAKEYDNSAFRKSVFDKEYRMKIFTQLGISYAENIDMQNIMKDHNSNKISVEPRETYKAPLNQIFYGPPGTGKTYNTILEAAKIIKEEASINYNEALQVFNDNLGDKIEFITFHQNYSYEDFIQGLRPDVEIGGELSFFKSDGVFKKIADRALKNAKDSENPDSAKKDFLEVFMELIKPLQEGDTNEVEVKMKQTSFYITEVGEKSIEFRKNQGESKHSLSIATLKKMYDAGENKIILGELQPYYNPILNELLQQGKRDVEQVLKQNYVIIIDEINRANISRVFGELITLIEKDKRSGGKIPLMATLPSGDKFIVPSNLYIIGTMNTADKSIALLDIALRRRFEFVPMYPNSQPTPDKIVYDATILDAINKEVISRKGHDFTIGHSYFMGEDYNLENTINNKVVPLLLEYFMNDIEEVQKILQLANINVDGWPMRYVSND, encoded by the coding sequence ATGGAAAATATTTTAGTAAATAACATAATAGAAAAAGCAAAACGATTAAATAAGCTTAAAGTTAATGAGGCTAGTCTTTTCGAGTATGTAAATAAAAATCATGATAATTTAGAAGAGGTAATAGAGCAGTATACGCCAGTATCCGAGTTTAGACCTGTTAAAACCTTACGGTTTTTAATAGCTAACGAGTTAAGACAAGGAAAGACCATTGGTAAAACAGAGATTGATGATTTAAAACAAGCTATCGAAAATAGAGATATCTCTGCTTATTACCATTTTAACGAAACCCTTCAACAAAGTTTAACTAATTATAAAAATAGTAAATCGGGTATGTTTCCTAATTGGAAAGATGCTTTCAAAATACTATTTCCTTTTGTTTACAGTATCTCCGATAATGTCCAAATAAAGGAGCAGTTGGAAATAATGGCTAATGAGATTGTTGAAGCTAACAATCTACAAAATATTCAAAAACATAAAGTAAGTTTTCAAGGTTCAAATAACTATGGTTCAGATAGTGTGTGGGTAGCCATTATACCAGAGTCTTCACCAAGTGTGCAATATGCGTATCAGTTGTTTTTTTCCATAACTAAAAATGGTATTGTTGGTGGGGTGCATAAAGGGCATAACCTAACAAAGCAGGAATTTTTAAATCAAGATGAAAAATTTACATCCTGGACTGATTTTATAAAACATACACAGCAAAACAAAACACTTTGGGAAGAAAGTAATGAAGGCGTTAATTTTATATTTATAAACGATGAGAATATTTTTAAAAAGGTATTAAAGAACATCAATACCATAGCATTAGGTCAATACTATGCTGTGATAGATAAATTTAAATCAGATTTAGAATTACAGGACCAGGAGAATTTGGTATTTAGTACGGCTCAAAAAAGGTTGAGTTTTCAGGTAGGAAAACGCTATTGCTTAAATGTGAAAAAAGAGGTGTTCGATTTTATTTCGAACGAGGTTATAGAAGAGGACCAGGGGAAAAAAGAAATATTTACGAGTAATACAGGGAGCGATTATTTGTATAAAGAGCGAAAAATCGACATGGTGCTTAGTAATTATGACGATATTAAAAGAGCCGTAGAAAATGAAATAGAAAGAGATAAGCATACAGATGCTAAAGAATATGATAATAGTGCTTTTAGAAAATCTGTTTTCGATAAAGAGTATCGTATGAAAATATTCACTCAATTAGGAATTTCGTATGCTGAAAATATCGATATGCAAAATATAATGAAAGACCACAATTCTAACAAGATAAGTGTAGAGCCTAGAGAAACCTATAAAGCGCCCTTAAACCAAATTTTTTACGGGCCTCCAGGAACAGGTAAAACCTATAATACGATTTTAGAAGCGGCTAAAATAATTAAGGAAGAAGCATCAATAAATTATAATGAAGCTTTACAAGTCTTTAATGATAATTTAGGTGATAAAATAGAGTTCATAACTTTTCATCAAAACTATAGCTACGAAGATTTTATTCAAGGATTAAGACCAGATGTTGAAATTGGGGGTGAATTATCATTTTTTAAAAGTGATGGTGTTTTTAAGAAAATAGCAGATAGAGCATTAAAAAATGCTAAAGATTCTGAAAATCCTGATTCAGCCAAAAAAGATTTTTTAGAGGTTTTTATGGAGTTAATAAAACCACTTCAAGAAGGTGACACTAATGAAGTAGAAGTTAAGATGAAACAGACTTCATTTTACATTACAGAAGTTGGAGAAAAATCTATAGAATTTAGAAAAAATCAAGGAGAATCTAAACATTCGCTTAGTATTGCTACTTTAAAAAAAATGTATGACGCAGGTGAAAATAAAATTATTTTAGGAGAGCTTCAGCCCTATTATAATCCCATTTTAAATGAACTGTTACAGCAAGGAAAAAGAGATGTAGAACAAGTTTTAAAGCAGAACTACGTTATTATCATAGATGAAATAAACAGAGCCAATATTTCAAGGGTGTTTGGCGAATTAATAACGCTTATTGAAAAAGACAAACGGTCTGGAGGTAAAATACCACTTATGGCAACCTTGCCATCTGGCGATAAGTTTATCGTACCATCTAACTTATATATTATTGGTACTATGAATACGGCCGATAAGTCTATTGCGCTTTTAGATATAGCACTAAGAAGACGTTTCGAATTTGTGCCTATGTATCCGAATTCTCAACCTACACCAGATAAAATAGTATATGATGCAACAATCCTTGATGCCATTAATAAAGAAGTTATATCCAGAAAAGGGCATGATTTTACCATTGGTCATTCTTATTTTATGGGAGAGGATTATAATTTAGAAAATACCATCAACAATAAGGTAGTCCCTTTACTTTTAGAGTATTTTATGAATGATATCGAAGAGGTGCAAAAAATATTACAGCTGGCAAATATCAATGTAGATGGATGGCCGATGAGATATGTGAGTAATGACTAA